The Luteolibacter rhizosphaerae genome window below encodes:
- a CDS encoding PSD1 and planctomycete cytochrome C domain-containing protein: MHSRIPLAFAFILPAAAETTAPDPAHLEFFESKVRPILSQHCYSCHSADTKAAGDLRVDDLNGLLSGGNNGPAVVPGDPDKSLLIQRVVHKQERLLMPKESDPLTESQISDLRTWIANGAAWPLEKIPEDLGKVTAKYDKLRKNHWAWQPLGSPALPAVREQSWVRGDIDRFVLAKLEEESLPPASDADPVTLLRRLSFDLTGLPPEPDRIAAFIKDPSPAAYEAEVDRLLTSPGFAERWGRHWLDVARYGESTGPSRNIPYPHAWKYRDYVLDAVARDIPFDRFIQEQIAGDLLPAEAGPERDRLLTATGFLALGVKDVNQRFKVRFQMDNVDEKIDTVTRSVLGLTVSCARCHDHKFDPVPITDYYSLAGIFTSTEDGAGVRNKMGGGGLDYYDPKNLIPLSTQPPPPPADQVAALEAKVAETKKAWDEIRGTPEGLKPGRNGQPTQRPYRLRYERAQADLLALADPASRGYAVHGVRDAAKVADTQVRIRGEAERLGPAVPRGFLSAFEVPGTPAVNPSQSGRLELARWLTSPENPLTPRVIVNRTWHHLFGRGLVSTVDNFGVTGDTPSHPELLDYLAKRFVEQGWSTKKLVREIVLSRSYRLGSEAPDGHRLKDPDNRWIWRHSPRRMAAEEIRDAVLASNGELLDRPAAEHAVKRLRMVEMRDNGPEAKGVHDRADQELARSIYLPLMRGVTPKSLEAFDPVSQTLVTGQRDATTVPGQALFFLNSAFVREQALVFAKDVNADTRTSGEDRIDALYLKILGRHASSSDIAQARDFLMEFEHSWEPPLPSAGQGSGAIAVNVTGGGTGDDAAANPDDIPRNDLTAVDKSIEAPDARTAAWMSLIQALYASAEFRFIR; the protein is encoded by the coding sequence ATGCATTCCCGCATCCCGCTTGCGTTCGCATTCATCCTACCGGCTGCCGCGGAGACCACCGCACCGGATCCGGCCCATCTCGAGTTCTTCGAATCGAAGGTCCGGCCCATCCTCAGCCAGCACTGCTACTCCTGCCACTCCGCCGATACCAAGGCCGCGGGCGACTTGCGCGTGGATGATCTGAACGGCCTGCTCAGCGGCGGCAACAATGGCCCCGCGGTGGTGCCGGGCGATCCCGACAAGAGCCTGCTCATCCAACGCGTGGTGCACAAGCAGGAGCGGCTCCTGATGCCGAAGGAGAGCGATCCTCTCACGGAATCACAGATCTCCGATCTGCGAACCTGGATTGCCAATGGTGCCGCATGGCCCTTGGAGAAAATTCCGGAAGACTTGGGCAAGGTGACGGCGAAGTACGATAAACTCCGTAAGAATCATTGGGCATGGCAGCCTCTCGGATCTCCCGCCCTACCCGCCGTGAGGGAGCAATCCTGGGTCCGGGGAGACATCGATCGCTTCGTGCTCGCGAAGCTGGAAGAGGAGAGCCTGCCACCCGCAAGCGATGCCGATCCCGTAACACTGCTACGGCGCCTGAGCTTCGACCTCACCGGACTGCCGCCCGAACCCGATCGCATTGCGGCCTTCATCAAGGATCCATCGCCCGCCGCCTATGAAGCGGAGGTGGATCGCTTGCTCACGTCCCCAGGCTTCGCCGAACGCTGGGGCAGACATTGGCTGGATGTGGCGCGCTACGGCGAATCGACCGGACCTTCGCGCAACATTCCCTATCCGCATGCGTGGAAGTATCGCGACTACGTGCTGGACGCGGTCGCAAGGGACATCCCCTTCGACCGCTTTATCCAGGAGCAGATCGCGGGCGACCTCTTGCCTGCGGAGGCTGGCCCGGAACGCGATCGCCTGTTGACTGCGACCGGCTTCCTCGCCCTTGGTGTGAAAGACGTGAACCAGCGCTTCAAGGTGCGCTTCCAAATGGACAACGTGGACGAGAAGATCGACACGGTCACACGCTCCGTCCTCGGGCTTACCGTGAGCTGCGCCCGCTGCCACGACCACAAGTTCGATCCCGTGCCGATCACGGACTACTATTCCCTGGCCGGCATCTTCACCAGCACGGAGGACGGCGCCGGCGTGCGGAACAAGATGGGCGGTGGCGGCCTCGACTACTATGACCCGAAGAATCTGATCCCGCTCTCCACCCAGCCACCCCCGCCGCCTGCGGACCAGGTTGCGGCCTTGGAAGCGAAAGTCGCGGAGACGAAGAAGGCATGGGATGAGATCCGCGGCACGCCTGAAGGCCTGAAACCGGGACGCAATGGTCAACCGACGCAGCGGCCCTATCGCCTCCGCTATGAACGTGCGCAGGCTGACCTGCTTGCTTTGGCCGATCCGGCCTCACGCGGATATGCGGTTCATGGCGTGCGGGATGCGGCCAAGGTAGCGGACACCCAGGTGCGCATCCGCGGCGAAGCCGAGCGTCTCGGCCCCGCGGTTCCACGTGGCTTCCTGAGCGCCTTCGAAGTTCCCGGCACTCCCGCGGTGAATCCATCGCAGAGCGGCCGCCTCGAACTGGCCCGCTGGCTCACCAGTCCGGAGAACCCTCTGACCCCACGCGTGATCGTGAACCGCACCTGGCATCATCTCTTCGGCCGGGGTCTCGTCAGCACCGTCGACAACTTCGGCGTGACCGGCGACACGCCCTCGCATCCTGAGCTCCTCGACTACCTCGCGAAGCGCTTTGTCGAGCAAGGCTGGTCGACCAAGAAACTCGTGCGTGAGATCGTCCTGAGCCGTAGCTATCGCTTGGGCTCTGAGGCACCGGACGGCCACCGGCTCAAGGACCCTGACAACCGCTGGATCTGGCGGCACTCGCCACGGCGGATGGCGGCCGAGGAAATCCGCGACGCCGTATTGGCATCGAATGGAGAACTACTCGATCGCCCCGCCGCAGAGCATGCCGTGAAGCGCCTGCGCATGGTCGAGATGCGGGACAACGGCCCCGAAGCCAAGGGCGTTCACGACCGTGCCGATCAGGAACTGGCACGGAGTATCTACCTGCCGCTGATGCGCGGGGTCACTCCGAAGTCTTTGGAAGCCTTCGACCCGGTTTCCCAAACACTCGTCACCGGGCAGCGCGATGCAACCACGGTCCCGGGCCAGGCTCTCTTCTTCCTCAACTCCGCCTTCGTGCGCGAACAAGCGCTTGTCTTTGCCAAGGATGTAAATGCCGATACCCGGACGAGCGGGGAGGATCGGATCGATGCCCTCTATCTCAAGATCCTCGGACGCCACGCAAGCTCCAGCGATATCGCCCAAGCCCGGGATTTCCTGATGGAGTTTGAGCACTCGTGGGAACCACCGCTGCCCTCCGCAGGACAGGGATCGGGCGCCATCGCGGTGAATGTCACCGGCGGCGGCACGGGGGACGACGCCGCTGCCAATCCGGATGATATCCCGCGCAATGACCTGACGGCGGTGGACAAGTCCATCGAAGCGCCGGATGCGCGGACAGCGGCTTGGATGAGCCTCATCCAAGCACTCTACGCCTCCGCGGAGTTCCGCTTCATCCGCTAA
- a CDS encoding DUF1501 domain-containing protein, giving the protein MSIHSRRSILKSAGAGFGYLALAGLLGQQRLAAASPLLPKPPHFKPRAKKIIFIFMEGAMSGIDTFDYKPVVQSNDGKTGPGGGRVTASKFAFKQYGETGTWFSELLPNIATHADKFCWLRGLHTDTPAHPQAVVQLHTGSANAALTRPSMGAWLLYGLGTDNQDLPGYITINPSPNFGGTVNYGSAFLPAHFQGTRITDSGFLSNLKAQSEAGLQRRQLDLVQSMNRNLAASPGAPDPVDGIIASYELGFRMQDKVPELLNISKEPEHVKEAYGVKDGPAGAFARQCLMARRLSEAGVRFVEICQPGWDHHNNLHKGLIERCGNVDQPTSALLADLEQRGLLEDTLVLFGSEFGRQPTSQGRDGRDHNITGYSMFLAGAGVKAGYTHGGTDEFGIQAVEGQMHTNDLHATLLALMGLDHEALTYPYGGRDFRLTDVAGKVATEIFA; this is encoded by the coding sequence ATGAGCATTCATTCACGACGATCGATCCTCAAATCCGCCGGGGCGGGCTTCGGCTACCTGGCACTGGCAGGCTTGCTCGGGCAGCAGCGCTTGGCAGCCGCCAGTCCGTTGTTACCAAAGCCCCCGCATTTCAAACCGCGCGCAAAGAAGATCATCTTCATCTTCATGGAGGGCGCGATGTCCGGCATCGACACCTTCGACTACAAGCCGGTCGTCCAGTCGAACGACGGCAAGACCGGGCCCGGAGGCGGCCGCGTGACCGCATCGAAGTTCGCCTTCAAGCAGTATGGCGAGACCGGCACCTGGTTCTCCGAGCTACTGCCGAATATCGCCACCCATGCGGACAAGTTCTGCTGGCTGAGAGGTCTCCATACCGATACCCCGGCCCACCCTCAGGCGGTGGTTCAGCTCCACACCGGCAGCGCGAATGCGGCCCTCACTCGTCCGAGCATGGGAGCATGGCTCCTCTATGGTCTCGGCACCGACAATCAGGACTTGCCGGGCTACATCACCATCAATCCCTCGCCGAACTTCGGCGGCACGGTGAACTATGGAAGCGCTTTCCTTCCCGCACACTTCCAAGGCACCCGGATCACGGATTCCGGCTTCCTCTCGAATCTCAAGGCACAGTCCGAGGCCGGCCTCCAGCGGCGCCAGCTTGACCTCGTGCAGTCGATGAATCGCAATCTCGCCGCATCCCCGGGCGCACCGGATCCGGTCGACGGCATCATCGCCTCCTACGAGCTCGGCTTCCGCATGCAGGACAAGGTCCCGGAGCTGCTGAATATCTCGAAGGAGCCGGAACACGTGAAGGAAGCTTACGGCGTGAAGGATGGCCCCGCAGGAGCCTTCGCGCGGCAGTGCTTGATGGCCCGGCGCCTGAGCGAGGCGGGAGTGCGCTTCGTCGAGATCTGCCAGCCTGGATGGGATCACCACAACAACCTTCACAAGGGCCTGATCGAGCGTTGCGGCAATGTCGACCAGCCGACCTCCGCACTGCTGGCAGACCTGGAACAGCGTGGCCTGCTGGAAGATACCTTGGTCCTTTTCGGGTCGGAGTTCGGGCGGCAGCCGACATCCCAGGGCCGGGATGGCCGGGATCACAATATCACCGGCTACTCCATGTTCCTGGCGGGAGCCGGCGTGAAGGCGGGCTACACCCATGGCGGCACCGACGAGTTCGGGATCCAAGCGGTGGAAGGACAGATGCACACGAACGACCTCCACGCCACCCTGCTGGCCCTGATGGGATTGGATCACGAAGCTCTCACCTATCCCTACGGCGGACGCGATTTCCGCCTGACCGATGTCGCCGGCAAGGTCGCGACCGAGATCTTCGCCTGA
- a CDS encoding sulfate/molybdate ABC transporter ATP-binding protein, protein MSVSIQSIHKTFGSYTALDDVSLEVPNGSLTALLGPSGSGKTTLLRIVAGLEYADPGSGRVLFHGEDVTDVPAGKRGVGFVFQHYALFKHMTVADNIAFGLTVLPGAARPAKSEINARVKELLHLVKLDGLDKRRPHELSGGQRQRVALARALAIRPKVLLLDEPFGALDAQVRKDLRRWLRQFHDEIGLTTLFVTHDQEEALELADQVVVMRNARIEQTGAPQGIYDEPRTSFVYEFLGEVNKLDDGRYVRPHEIELRFAAEEGVHLAGRVSHLFVAGPVARLSVVPENGSRREIEVWATRDQVEEMALAHGDIVGLRFPDPKPSQRPKKTEKEAPKDHSI, encoded by the coding sequence ATGTCTGTTTCCATCCAGTCCATCCACAAGACTTTCGGCAGCTATACCGCTCTCGACGACGTCTCGCTTGAGGTGCCGAATGGTTCGCTGACGGCGCTGCTCGGCCCCTCCGGTTCGGGCAAGACCACCTTGCTGCGCATCGTCGCGGGTTTGGAGTATGCCGATCCCGGCAGCGGTCGCGTGCTTTTCCACGGCGAGGACGTGACCGACGTGCCCGCCGGCAAGCGGGGCGTGGGATTCGTCTTCCAGCACTACGCGCTCTTCAAGCACATGACCGTGGCGGATAACATCGCCTTCGGCCTGACGGTGCTACCCGGAGCGGCCCGCCCCGCAAAAAGCGAGATCAACGCCCGCGTGAAGGAGCTTTTGCATCTCGTGAAGCTCGACGGCTTGGACAAGCGCCGGCCTCACGAGCTGTCTGGCGGCCAGCGCCAGCGTGTGGCCCTGGCCCGCGCCCTGGCCATCCGTCCCAAGGTCCTGCTGCTCGACGAACCTTTCGGAGCGCTCGATGCCCAGGTGCGCAAGGACCTGCGCCGCTGGCTGCGCCAGTTCCACGACGAGATCGGATTGACCACGCTCTTCGTCACCCATGACCAGGAGGAAGCGCTCGAGCTGGCCGACCAAGTGGTGGTGATGCGGAATGCGCGGATCGAACAGACCGGGGCACCGCAAGGTATCTACGATGAACCTCGGACATCATTCGTCTACGAGTTCCTGGGCGAAGTGAACAAGCTGGACGACGGTCGCTACGTGCGCCCGCACGAAATCGAGCTGCGCTTCGCCGCGGAGGAGGGCGTCCACCTTGCCGGTCGCGTCAGCCACCTCTTCGTGGCCGGTCCGGTCGCCCGTCTCAGCGTGGTGCCGGAGAACGGTTCGCGCCGCGAGATCGAAGTCTGGGCCACGCGAGACCAAGTCGAGGAAATGGCCTTGGCCCACGGTGACATCGTGGGCCTGCGCTTCCCGGATCCCAAACCTTCCCAGCGCCCCAAGAAAACGGAGAAGGAAGCTCCGAAGGATCACTCCATTTGA